A genomic segment from Clostridium pasteurianum BC1 encodes:
- a CDS encoding GntR family transcriptional regulator, giving the protein MNLLDRLDGESGREYAYRILKNNIMSLELKPGENISETILAQQLNISRTPIREVLMKLKEEHLIEVKPQIGTYVSLIDKNLIEEAFFMRYYLEIEVMKLACKDFPKDKLSELEKCLISQKYISGKTECEIDFHKLDVQFHNIIFSGVKRSEVWKGILRISTHYDRLRLIAETKYSNESTIKQHEKFIETIKNKDIKSVEALVTKHLKEPKKGWDEIFNKDFEYKSYFK; this is encoded by the coding sequence ATGAATCTATTAGATAGATTAGATGGAGAAAGTGGAAGGGAATATGCATATAGAATTTTAAAAAATAATATTATGTCCTTAGAACTTAAACCAGGTGAAAACATTAGTGAAACTATATTAGCACAACAATTGAATATTTCAAGAACGCCTATTAGAGAAGTTTTGATGAAGCTAAAGGAAGAGCATCTCATCGAAGTAAAGCCTCAAATCGGAACTTATGTTTCATTAATAGATAAAAATCTTATTGAAGAGGCATTTTTCATGAGGTATTATTTAGAAATAGAAGTAATGAAACTGGCCTGCAAAGATTTCCCGAAGGATAAATTGTCAGAACTTGAAAAATGTTTGATATCGCAAAAATATATTTCTGGGAAAACAGAATGTGAAATAGATTTTCATAAATTAGATGTACAATTTCATAATATAATATTTTCAGGTGTTAAAAGATCAGAAGTTTGGAAAGGAATATTGAGAATAAGTACTCATTATGATAGATTAAGATTAATAGCAGAAACTAAATATTCTAATGAAAGTACTATTAAACAGCATGAAAAGTTTATTGAAACCATAAAAAATAAAGATATAAAATCTGTTGAAGCTTTAGTGACTAAACATCTTAAAGAACCTAAAAAAGGATGGGACGAGATTTTTAATAAAGATTTTGAATACAAGAGTTATTTTAAATAG
- a CDS encoding ABC transporter permease, producing MSGFFVMLKSNLKLLFRNKASIFLFLLIPLVSALILKIPVNSDNSETAVFKTSVTVFDNSKSELSKEIINLLNSNSSYKITVYEGSTKDLNSAKEKAVNIANRTPTNGFIYIPSGFSDAVIKGNNENLLNVFTTGTDERVKLLENNINMILSRFNMYSTMAKGDKTVFQQLMKEAAQNKTEEKLNSVTQGEKALNTVEKSQIYNFGYLVAIMSITLMFSGNFIASIFIEEKNNRVLKRIMLTKSSIFNYGMVKVYVAIAALIVQIAMIAISIKLFVRVDVGMNLFEISILILGLGLIFNTLSIALGAIFESLSNSNYLTFFITTITALMSGLYFPLDITPKWMQNVSLLMSQRWVVKTAEQILLGSNQWGIVFGMVVIAYMALFLSIGFLGLKVNNNYKA from the coding sequence ATGAGCGGATTTTTCGTAATGCTGAAATCAAATCTAAAGCTGCTGTTTAGAAATAAAGCATCTATATTCCTGTTTTTATTAATACCATTAGTTTCAGCTCTAATATTGAAAATACCTGTTAATAGTGATAATTCAGAAACTGCAGTATTTAAAACAAGTGTAACGGTATTTGATAATTCTAAAAGTGAGTTGTCAAAGGAAATAATAAATTTATTAAACAGTAATAGTTCCTATAAAATAACTGTGTATGAAGGTTCAACTAAAGATTTAAATTCTGCCAAAGAAAAAGCAGTAAATATAGCCAATAGAACGCCTACAAATGGATTTATATATATTCCTTCAGGCTTTTCTGATGCTGTAATAAAAGGTAATAATGAAAATTTATTAAATGTATTCACTACAGGAACTGACGAAAGAGTGAAGCTTTTAGAGAATAATATTAATATGATATTGTCAAGATTCAATATGTATTCAACGATGGCAAAGGGTGATAAAACTGTTTTTCAACAGCTAATGAAAGAAGCAGCTCAGAATAAAACAGAAGAAAAATTAAATTCTGTTACTCAAGGAGAAAAAGCTTTAAATACTGTAGAAAAATCACAAATCTATAATTTTGGATATCTTGTAGCTATTATGTCAATTACCTTAATGTTCAGTGGTAATTTTATAGCATCTATATTTATTGAGGAAAAAAACAATAGAGTATTAAAGAGAATAATGCTTACTAAGAGTAGTATATTTAATTACGGCATGGTAAAGGTTTATGTAGCTATAGCTGCTCTTATAGTACAAATTGCTATGATTGCTATTAGTATAAAATTATTTGTAAGAGTTGATGTAGGTATGAATCTATTTGAAATTTCAATATTAATATTGGGATTAGGTTTGATATTTAATACCTTGAGTATAGCTTTAGGAGCTATTTTTGAAAGTCTAAGTAATTCAAATTATTTAACTTTTTTTATAACTACAATTACTGCACTAATGTCAGGATTATATTTTCCACTGGATATAACTCCAAAATGGATGCAAAATGTTTCATTACTTATGTCACAGAGATGGGTAGTTAAAACAGCAGAACAGATACTTCTAGGATCGAATCAATGGGGTATAGTATTTGGAATGGTTGTTATTGCATATATGGCATTGTTTTTATCTATAGGATTTTTGGGGTTAAAGGTGAATAATAATTATAAAGCGTGA
- a CDS encoding zinc-binding alcohol dehydrogenase family protein: MKTVYLESPKNIRINEIGEPVRKENEALIKVKALGICGSDIGAYRGVNPLVSYPRIIGHEIAGEVLEIGDNSKGIKKGDRVIIDPYIYCGKCYPCSLGRTNCCEDLKVLGVHIDGGMTELFTHPSELLVKAPDNIPWEQIPMAEPLTIALHAIHRTKVKEGEHVVINGAGAIGILMALSAIAYGAVPIVIDIVDERLEFAVKLGIKNIINTVKENAEEKIRKITNGRMAEVVIEASGANSAIRNSIDYVSYAGRIALTGWPKKETSIPTDLITKKELDIRGARTSVGEFEEALKLISDGTVDVEPIISKVVSIDEIPKAVEELSDHPEKYLKINAVLK, translated from the coding sequence ATGAAAACGGTTTATTTGGAATCGCCAAAGAATATAAGAATTAATGAGATTGGAGAGCCAGTAAGAAAGGAAAATGAAGCGCTAATAAAAGTTAAAGCCTTGGGAATATGTGGCTCGGACATCGGAGCTTATAGGGGAGTTAACCCACTGGTATCTTACCCAAGGATAATAGGACATGAAATAGCAGGAGAAGTACTAGAGATAGGAGATAACAGTAAAGGAATAAAAAAAGGAGACAGGGTTATTATAGATCCTTATATTTACTGTGGTAAATGTTATCCCTGTAGTTTAGGAAGGACAAATTGTTGTGAAGATTTAAAAGTATTAGGTGTTCACATAGATGGAGGAATGACAGAATTATTTACACATCCATCAGAATTATTGGTTAAAGCTCCTGATAATATTCCTTGGGAGCAAATCCCTATGGCAGAACCATTGACTATAGCATTACATGCAATTCATAGAACTAAAGTAAAAGAAGGAGAACATGTTGTTATAAATGGAGCAGGTGCAATAGGTATACTAATGGCATTATCGGCTATAGCTTATGGGGCGGTTCCAATAGTTATAGATATTGTGGATGAAAGATTAGAATTTGCAGTTAAATTGGGAATAAAAAATATTATTAATACTGTAAAAGAAAATGCAGAAGAAAAGATAAGAAAGATTACAAATGGGAGAATGGCAGAAGTGGTAATTGAAGCTTCAGGTGCTAATTCAGCCATAAGAAATTCAATTGATTATGTATCCTATGCTGGAAGGATAGCTCTTACAGGATGGCCTAAAAAAGAAACAAGTATTCCAACAGATTTAATAACTAAAAAGGAGCTCGATATCAGAGGGGCTAGAACAAGTGTTGGGGAATTTGAAGAGGCATTAAAGTTAATTTCTGATGGAACTGTAGATGTTGAACCTATAATTAGTAAAGTAGTGTCTATAGATGAAATACCAAAAGCAGTAGAGGAACTTTCAGATCATCCTGAAAAATATCTAAAAATTAATGCTGTTTTAAAATAG
- a CDS encoding type II toxin-antitoxin system RelE/ParE family toxin, whose protein sequence is MEKKPQYKVIVSNRARQMLAGHVRFLAQKSPSAARKVKNELMEAIRSLYQMPERFPFLDAKFIPLNKYHKMFVEKWYLILYQIKDQTVYVDYIVDCRQDYGWLVR, encoded by the coding sequence ATGGAAAAGAAACCTCAATATAAGGTAATTGTTTCTAACCGTGCCCGTCAAATGCTGGCGGGCCATGTCCGATTTTTGGCGCAAAAAAGTCCCTCCGCTGCCCGTAAAGTAAAGAATGAGTTGATGGAGGCCATTCGCTCTCTATATCAAATGCCGGAGCGTTTCCCGTTTCTGGATGCCAAATTTATACCACTCAATAAATATCATAAGATGTTTGTTGAGAAATGGTATCTGATTTTGTATCAAATCAAGGATCAGACGGTGTACGTTGATTACATCGTGGATTGCAGGCAGGATTACGGATGGCTGGTGCGTTAG
- a CDS encoding ABC transporter permease: MLLILVKNNFKLMLRDKMSMLFLIFLPILLIAILSSAFSQMLNKDYTLKSFTVGYNIEAGSHIDKSFSNFIKAFEENKITLTKMTKEKAVEEIKNGSLAAYVDINDNEYTIYKKDAFNINAEIFENSMNSAMYLYDGNKALVNYLVENKIPIKTESGSTSENKNFVKLDTLKVDPMPSSIVYYGITEIVYVIWFGMLSVSLIVNNERKYGVTDRIGLTNASPLTLFFGKLIPSVLVVSIQICIATIASIILMDVNWGNSPLLSAGILFLEIITSSVLGILISLIIKSQALSNVIIVLFAFFFGFVGGSFQTYMYNFVSDNLAKLSPLYYINRTLVEISIKGYSDYTNICIILLLTISIIAIIIGVVTTAKGREVL; the protein is encoded by the coding sequence ATGTTATTAATATTAGTTAAAAATAATTTTAAGCTCATGCTCAGAGATAAGATGTCAATGCTCTTTTTAATTTTTCTGCCTATTTTGTTAATTGCCATATTGTCCAGTGCCTTTTCACAGATGCTCAATAAAGATTATACTTTGAAGTCTTTTACTGTAGGTTACAACATTGAGGCTGGCAGCCATATAGATAAAAGTTTTTCAAATTTTATAAAAGCTTTTGAAGAAAATAAAATTACCTTAACTAAGATGACAAAGGAAAAAGCTGTAGAAGAAATTAAAAACGGAAGCCTAGCTGCCTATGTGGATATAAATGATAATGAATATACAATTTATAAAAAAGATGCCTTTAATATAAATGCAGAAATATTTGAAAACAGTATGAATAGTGCAATGTATTTATATGATGGAAATAAAGCTTTAGTGAATTATTTAGTTGAGAATAAAATTCCAATCAAAACAGAGAGTGGAAGTACCTCAGAGAATAAAAATTTTGTTAAGCTAGATACTCTGAAGGTTGATCCAATGCCAAGTTCAATAGTATACTATGGTATAACTGAAATTGTTTATGTTATTTGGTTTGGAATGTTATCGGTATCCTTAATAGTAAATAATGAGAGAAAATATGGAGTTACAGATAGAATTGGACTTACCAATGCCAGTCCATTAACGCTATTCTTTGGAAAGCTTATTCCTTCAGTGCTTGTAGTATCCATCCAAATATGTATAGCAACAATAGCTTCAATAATTTTAATGGATGTAAATTGGGGTAATTCACCTCTATTGTCAGCAGGAATATTATTTTTAGAGATAATAACTTCTTCAGTCCTAGGAATATTAATTTCATTAATAATAAAAAGTCAAGCTTTATCAAATGTTATAATAGTTTTGTTTGCCTTCTTTTTTGGATTCGTAGGAGGATCCTTTCAAACCTATATGTATAACTTTGTCAGTGATAATCTTGCTAAGCTGTCACCACTATATTATATAAATAGAACCTTGGTAGAGATTTCAATAAAAGGATATAGTGACTATACAAATATATGTATTATATTACTTTTAACTATATCAATTATAGCAATAATTATAGGAGTAGTAACTACTGCAAAAGGGAGGGAAGTCCTATGA
- a CDS encoding B12-binding domain-containing radical SAM protein gives MEILLAAINSKYIHSNLAVRYLKEYTVDMDYKCKVKEFSINDRIEKVFENIITENPDIVAFSCYIWNIEYVKKLANLIKTLNSKIEILYGGPEVSYDAEKFLLHNSGDYLIEGEGEAVYREFIQWRINKKDYQEASNIKGLYQKVDNKIIYGGERSLMNFDEVVFPYREDDNLKNKIVYYESSRGCPFNCKYCLSSISNGVRFLNVDRVKRELQFFIDKGVKLIKFVDRTFNCNHKFSMEIWNFLINAHADATFHFEISADILKDEEIELLKTAPKGRIQLEIGVQTTNDDILKNINRNIKFKDIKEKVLKLQKNRNIKQHLDLIAGLPGENYERFRKSFNDLYSIRPEEIQLGFLKLLKGSAMRYEAEEWGMVYSPYAPYEILKTDCLSYEEILKLKRVEAMVDKYYNSEKFGNILKYFVSKFEKPFDFYFSLGNFFKEKGYFDRNISSSDYYKVFLEYNEEELVGDNSDISEIIKFDYLKFNKKKWLPTFLNRDIDKAVEKEIRNKLKKDNIFSKEQNFHIEKFDIDILKYKVESKIDRQTKYVIFDENNVDNIFYF, from the coding sequence TTGGAGATATTATTAGCAGCAATTAATTCTAAATATATACATAGCAATTTAGCAGTAAGGTATTTAAAAGAATACACTGTAGATATGGATTATAAATGTAAAGTAAAAGAGTTTTCTATTAATGATAGAATAGAAAAGGTGTTTGAAAATATAATAACTGAAAATCCAGATATTGTGGCCTTTTCTTGCTATATATGGAATATAGAATATGTAAAAAAGCTTGCAAATTTAATAAAAACCTTAAATAGTAAAATAGAGATATTATATGGTGGACCAGAAGTCTCTTATGATGCTGAGAAATTTCTCCTTCATAATTCAGGGGACTATCTTATTGAAGGGGAAGGAGAGGCTGTATATAGGGAATTTATACAGTGGAGAATAAATAAAAAGGATTATCAAGAAGCCTCAAATATCAAAGGTTTATATCAAAAAGTAGATAATAAAATTATATATGGCGGAGAAAGATCACTTATGAATTTCGATGAAGTGGTATTTCCCTATAGAGAAGATGACAATTTGAAAAATAAAATAGTTTATTATGAAAGTTCCAGAGGATGTCCATTTAATTGCAAATACTGTTTATCCTCTATCAGTAATGGAGTGAGATTTCTAAATGTAGATAGAGTGAAGAGAGAACTACAGTTTTTTATAGATAAAGGAGTAAAACTTATAAAATTTGTGGATAGAACCTTTAATTGTAATCATAAATTTTCAATGGAAATATGGAATTTTCTAATTAACGCCCATGCAGATGCAACCTTTCACTTTGAAATATCAGCAGACATATTAAAGGATGAAGAAATAGAACTTTTAAAAACTGCACCTAAAGGGAGGATACAGCTGGAAATAGGAGTGCAGACCACAAATGATGATATACTTAAAAATATAAATAGAAATATTAAATTTAAAGATATAAAGGAAAAGGTTTTAAAGCTTCAGAAGAATAGAAATATAAAACAGCATTTAGACTTAATTGCAGGGCTTCCAGGAGAAAATTATGAAAGGTTTAGGAAGTCTTTTAATGACCTCTATTCAATAAGGCCAGAAGAAATTCAACTGGGATTTTTAAAACTGTTAAAGGGATCTGCTATGAGATATGAAGCTGAAGAATGGGGGATGGTGTATTCACCCTATGCACCTTATGAAATACTTAAGACAGACTGTTTAAGCTATGAAGAAATACTGAAACTTAAAAGAGTAGAAGCCATGGTGGATAAATATTACAATTCCGAAAAGTTTGGAAATATACTTAAATATTTTGTATCGAAATTTGAAAAACCCTTTGACTTTTATTTTTCTCTTGGAAACTTTTTTAAGGAAAAAGGATATTTTGATAGAAATATATCATCTTCAGATTATTATAAAGTGTTTCTAGAATATAATGAAGAAGAACTAGTTGGAGATAATAGTGATATAAGTGAAATAATAAAATTTGATTATTTAAAATTCAATAAGAAAAAATGGCTTCCGACATTTTTAAATAGAGATATTGATAAAGCTGTGGAAAAAGAGATTAGAAATAAATTAAAGAAAGATAACATATTTTCTAAAGAACAAAATTTTCACATAGAAAAATTTGATATAGATATATTAAAATATAAAGTAGAAAGTAAAATTGATAGGCAAACAAAATATGTAATTTTTGATGAGAATAATGTAGATAATATATTTTATTTTTAA
- a CDS encoding ABC transporter ATP-binding protein, whose product MALPILNLEKVSKKYDSKTVVDHISLEINKGEVFGLLGPNGAGKSTTMNMICSLVKPTTGKITVFNYDNKKEMNKIKEKLGYIPQELAIHGNLKAWENVELFAGLYGLKGKQLKNAVEESLDFVGLSEHRNGFAKNFSGGMKRRLNIACALSHKPELLIFDEPTVGIDPQSRNYILEKIKYVNSQGATVIYTSHYMEEVEAICSRIAIMDNGKIIASGTKEELVALVSKDDKNMSLEEVFLTLTGKKLRDFGEEVS is encoded by the coding sequence ATGGCATTGCCAATATTAAATTTAGAAAAGGTAAGTAAAAAATATGATAGTAAAACAGTAGTTGACCATATATCACTGGAGATAAATAAAGGTGAAGTATTTGGGCTTTTGGGCCCCAATGGAGCTGGAAAAAGTACCACTATGAATATGATTTGTTCTCTGGTAAAACCAACCACAGGTAAAATTACCGTATTCAATTATGATAATAAAAAAGAAATGAATAAAATAAAGGAGAAGCTAGGGTATATTCCACAGGAGCTTGCTATACATGGAAATCTTAAAGCTTGGGAAAATGTAGAGCTATTTGCTGGACTTTATGGTTTAAAGGGAAAGCAATTAAAAAATGCAGTGGAAGAATCATTAGATTTTGTGGGACTTTCTGAGCATAGAAATGGATTTGCTAAAAATTTCTCGGGGGGAATGAAAAGAAGGCTAAATATTGCCTGCGCCTTAAGTCATAAGCCAGAGCTTCTCATATTTGATGAACCTACCGTTGGCATAGACCCCCAATCCAGAAATTATATTTTAGAAAAAATAAAGTATGTAAATTCTCAAGGGGCAACAGTTATATACACTAGTCATTACATGGAAGAGGTTGAGGCTATATGCAGCAGGATAGCAATTATGGATAATGGAAAAATAATTGCGTCAGGAACAAAGGAGGAACTTGTAGCATTGGTATCAAAGGATGATAAGAATATGTCTTTAGAAGAGGTATTTTTAACACTTACTGGGAAAAAACTTAGAGACTTCGGTGAGGAGGTTTCTTAA
- a CDS encoding amidase domain-containing protein: MNNKINSSYSRVNAVNYAIKYAENPNPSYKYFPVQYDNGGDCTNFTSQCLFAGGAPMVFSSRNIWWYNSKGWSVSWATAHSLYWYLKVSGNDNLYGVKGREVSSISSLETGDLIFYRNGNDKLTHSAIITSFKDDMPLISQHSPEILNIPYIKLWASKMHFIKISL; this comes from the coding sequence ATGAATAATAAAATAAATTCCAGCTATTCTCGAGTTAATGCTGTAAATTATGCTATAAAGTATGCAGAGAATCCAAATCCTTCATACAAATATTTTCCTGTACAATATGATAATGGTGGTGATTGTACAAATTTCACTTCCCAGTGTCTATTTGCAGGAGGAGCACCTATGGTTTTTTCAAGTAGAAATATATGGTGGTATAATAGTAAAGGTTGGTCTGTTTCCTGGGCTACAGCACATTCTCTCTATTGGTACTTAAAAGTAAGCGGAAATGATAACTTGTACGGTGTTAAAGGAAGAGAAGTTTCCTCTATTTCCTCATTGGAAACAGGAGATTTAATATTTTATAGAAATGGCAATGATAAACTAACTCATTCTGCAATTATAACCTCTTTTAAGGATGATATGCCTTTAATATCACAGCATAGTCCTGAGATTTTAAATATACCTTATATAAAACTTTGGGCAAGTAAAATGCATTTTATAAAAATATCACTATAA
- a CDS encoding response regulator, translated as MDKIKIVIADDSDFVRDGLRIILDMDEDFQVVGCAKNGREAIALSLKNKVDIILMDIQMPEVDGIEATREIVKKSLGKVLVLTTFDDYDLVEKAIQNGAKGYLIKNHTPEKLKQMIKSLYNGVNVLDEKVFEKIAKRSNYMNVGFDNSIFTERELEIIEAVAEGLSNKEIAAKLFIGEGTVKNHISTILEKGNLSHRTQLAVYYLTGKR; from the coding sequence GTGGATAAGATAAAAATTGTGATTGCAGATGACAGCGATTTTGTAAGGGATGGTCTAAGAATAATATTAGACATGGATGAGGATTTTCAGGTAGTTGGATGTGCTAAAAATGGCAGAGAAGCTATAGCTCTTTCTTTGAAAAATAAGGTGGATATTATATTGATGGATATTCAAATGCCAGAAGTAGATGGAATAGAGGCTACAAGGGAAATAGTAAAAAAGTCTCTAGGAAAAGTATTGGTATTAACTACTTTTGATGATTATGATTTGGTAGAAAAGGCCATACAAAATGGTGCAAAGGGATATTTAATAAAAAATCATACACCAGAAAAGCTTAAACAGATGATAAAATCTCTTTATAATGGCGTGAATGTTTTAGACGAAAAAGTATTTGAAAAGATAGCTAAAAGATCTAATTATATGAATGTAGGTTTTGATAACAGTATTTTTACTGAAAGAGAGCTTGAAATTATTGAAGCTGTAGCAGAGGGATTATCAAATAAAGAGATAGCTGCAAAATTATTTATAGGAGAAGGTACAGTAAAAAATCATATAAGTACCATACTTGAAAAGGGAAATTTAAGTCATAGGACTCAATTAGCAGTATATTATTTGACAGGTAAACGATGA
- a CDS encoding Rpn family recombination-promoting nuclease/putative transposase: MCKINPKVDFAFKKLFGSEENKELLISFINSVLSEQEQIKDITIKNPYNISNYIHGKMSILDIKAVDEKGKWYDIEIQVAPQIFYDKRSLYYWAKVYSDQLQEKGRYGALNKTIGINVLDFNYIEGEDYHNKYKLYNSKTGKEFSDILELHFIELKKFDKDIRDIKTTLDRWITFLNNAYKYSRNRIPKELEEDKNIKRAVEVLDIMCLDEDERELYENDLKDSIDKQEQLYTAREEGIEEGIKNVAKSLLDVLDIDTIVSKTGLSKEEVLKLKDEQ, translated from the coding sequence ATGTGTAAAATAAATCCAAAAGTAGATTTTGCATTTAAGAAGCTCTTTGGGAGTGAAGAGAATAAAGAACTATTAATATCTTTTATAAATTCAGTATTATCAGAGCAAGAACAAATAAAGGATATAACTATAAAAAATCCTTATAACATATCTAATTATATTCATGGAAAGATGTCAATACTGGATATTAAAGCAGTAGATGAAAAGGGTAAGTGGTATGATATAGAAATTCAAGTAGCACCGCAGATCTTTTATGATAAAAGATCTTTGTACTACTGGGCTAAAGTATACTCAGATCAACTTCAGGAAAAGGGAAGATATGGAGCATTAAATAAGACTATAGGGATAAATGTATTAGATTTTAACTATATTGAAGGAGAAGATTATCATAATAAATATAAGCTTTATAATTCAAAAACAGGAAAAGAGTTTTCAGATATATTAGAGTTACATTTTATAGAGCTTAAGAAATTTGATAAAGACATAAGGGATATAAAAACTACCTTAGATAGATGGATTACCTTTTTAAATAATGCTTATAAATACAGCAGAAATAGAATACCAAAAGAATTAGAAGAAGATAAAAATATCAAAAGGGCAGTAGAAGTATTAGATATAATGTGTCTAGATGAAGATGAAAGAGAATTATATGAGAATGACCTGAAAGACTCTATAGATAAACAGGAGCAACTGTATACCGCTAGGGAAGAAGGTATAGAAGAAGGTATAAAAAATGTAGCTAAAAGTTTGTTGGATGTACTAGATATAGATACAATAGTATCAAAGACAGGATTGTCTAAGGAAGAAGTATTGAAATTAAAAGATGAACAATAA
- a CDS encoding sensor histidine kinase, with protein sequence MNEKIMENYFPIAKLIYIFSLIIYFIATNVTIIYERSILEISLLFIFTSATLFYELLDKKSIILLILCLSICIILIFNFQSFYSVLIPIVALDLITYFGLPSYLYLLTFLIVLQKDNNRIIYFIACLCCNIMYFQHYYIINAYKAILTDFTNTEEDLKTSIEKQRMRHKNDIEKFTLALENKSLEERSRLSQALHDKIGHSINGSVYQLEACKLLIKDNPLDSKKIIQAVIDNLRKSLDEIRAILRKEKPNKGQLSLIQLRKLCENFKENYNINAKIVCSGEINEVPEHIWEIILNNSIEAFSNALKYSGCKNIKINIVILNKLVRCSIEDDGRGCSNIKEGMGLTGMKERTKAANGNIFITSNLGFEIKEREYSG encoded by the coding sequence ATGAATGAAAAGATAATGGAAAATTATTTCCCAATTGCAAAGTTAATATACATATTTTCATTAATCATATATTTTATAGCTACAAATGTAACAATTATATATGAAAGAAGTATTTTAGAGATAAGCTTATTGTTTATATTTACTTCAGCTACATTGTTTTATGAACTGCTTGATAAAAAGAGTATAATTCTATTGATTTTATGCTTATCTATTTGTATAATATTAATCTTTAATTTTCAAAGCTTTTATTCAGTACTTATTCCTATTGTAGCATTGGACTTAATAACCTATTTTGGATTGCCATCATATCTATATTTACTTACCTTTTTAATTGTTTTACAGAAGGATAATAATAGAATAATATATTTTATAGCTTGCTTATGCTGCAATATTATGTACTTTCAGCACTACTACATAATAAATGCATATAAAGCAATATTAACTGATTTTACCAATACTGAAGAAGATTTAAAAACATCTATAGAAAAGCAAAGAATGAGACATAAAAATGATATTGAAAAATTTACATTAGCACTTGAAAATAAATCTCTTGAAGAGAGAAGTAGATTATCTCAGGCACTGCACGATAAAATAGGACATAGCATAAATGGATCTGTTTATCAACTTGAGGCATGTAAACTTTTAATTAAGGATAATCCATTGGACAGCAAGAAAATTATTCAAGCAGTAATAGATAACTTAAGAAAAAGTTTAGACGAAATTAGAGCAATTTTAAGAAAAGAAAAGCCAAATAAAGGTCAGCTGTCATTGATTCAGCTTAGAAAATTATGTGAAAATTTTAAGGAAAACTATAATATAAATGCGAAGATTGTTTGTAGTGGAGAAATTAATGAAGTTCCAGAGCATATCTGGGAAATTATATTGAATAATTCCATAGAGGCTTTTTCAAATGCTTTGAAATATTCAGGGTGTAAAAATATAAAGATAAATATAGTTATTCTCAATAAATTGGTTCGCTGTTCTATAGAGGATGATGGGAGAGGATGTAGTAATATTAAAGAAGGAATGGGGCTGACTGGTATGAAAGAGAGAACGAAAGCAGCTAATGGTAATATTTTCATAACATCAAACCTTGGTTTTGAGATTAAGGAGAGGGAATATAGTGGATAA
- a CDS encoding type II toxin-antitoxin system Phd/YefM family antitoxin, whose product MQIKPSASIRQNYNEIAALCKSSGEPVYLTKNGEGDLVVMDIEAFDRREKMLKLWEELLAVEEDRLAGREGTTPEELDSYLDSIIDEVEHGKETSI is encoded by the coding sequence ATGCAAATTAAACCGTCTGCAAGTATTCGGCAGAACTATAATGAAATTGCTGCTTTGTGCAAATCCTCTGGAGAGCCTGTATATCTTACGAAAAATGGTGAGGGCGATCTTGTGGTTATGGATATAGAGGCGTTTGATCGGCGTGAAAAAATGCTGAAACTTTGGGAAGAACTGTTAGCTGTTGAGGAAGACCGTCTAGCCGGCCGAGAGGGAACCACGCCAGAGGAACTGGACAGCTATCTGGATAGCATCATTGATGAGGTGGAACATGGAAAAGAAACCTCAATATAA